Proteins encoded in a region of the Mariprofundus ferrinatatus genome:
- the rplA gene encoding 50S ribosomal protein L1, translated as MAKVTKRMKASLESVPAQAVTVKAALDAVLAQPKAKFDESVDVAIKLGVDPRHADQMVRGSIALPNGTGKTVRVAVFAKGAKAEEATAAGADFVGADDLVEKVQDGFMDFDRVVATPDMMAQVGKLGRVLGPRGLMPNPKLGTVTMDVTKAVEAIKSGQIEVRVDKAGVIHAPVGRRSFDAAKLNENVEALLSELNRMKPASAKGRYMLKMSISSTMGAGVRVDETTL; from the coding sequence ATGGCAAAAGTAACCAAACGTATGAAAGCAAGCCTTGAGTCCGTACCGGCTCAGGCAGTTACCGTAAAAGCAGCTCTTGACGCGGTACTCGCTCAGCCAAAAGCAAAATTCGACGAGTCTGTTGATGTTGCAATCAAACTGGGTGTTGATCCCCGCCATGCAGACCAGATGGTCCGTGGCTCTATTGCGCTGCCAAACGGTACCGGTAAGACCGTACGCGTAGCAGTGTTCGCCAAGGGTGCGAAGGCTGAGGAAGCGACTGCAGCAGGCGCTGATTTCGTCGGTGCTGATGACCTGGTTGAAAAGGTTCAGGATGGCTTCATGGACTTTGACCGCGTGGTCGCAACGCCTGACATGATGGCTCAGGTTGGTAAGCTGGGTCGTGTTCTGGGTCCTCGTGGCCTGATGCCGAATCCTAAGCTGGGCACTGTAACCATGGATGTGACCAAGGCTGTTGAAGCGATCAAATCCGGTCAGATTGAAGTGCGTGTTGATAAGGCGGGTGTAATTCATGCTCCGGTCGGTCGTCGTTCATTCGACGCTGCCAAGCTCAACGAGAATGTTGAAGCACTGCTTTCAGAGCTCAACCGTATGAAGCCAGCTTCCGCCAAGGGCCGTTATATGCTGAAGATGAGTATCTCTTCAACCATGGGTGCCGGCGTACGCGTGGATGAAACCACTCTGTAA
- the rplK gene encoding 50S ribosomal protein L11: MAKKLQKIVKLQVPAGSANPSPPVGPALGQAGVNIMEFCKAFNAKTQEMEKGLTLPVVISVYADKSFDFIIKTPPASVLLLKAAKIQKGSGEPNKKKVGTVTSAQLREIAETKMPDLNCYDAEAGMKIIEGTARSMGLEVKG; the protein is encoded by the coding sequence ATGGCTAAGAAACTACAAAAAATCGTGAAGCTGCAGGTTCCTGCAGGTTCCGCAAACCCATCCCCACCAGTTGGACCGGCACTCGGTCAGGCTGGCGTTAACATTATGGAGTTCTGCAAGGCGTTCAACGCCAAGACCCAGGAGATGGAGAAAGGTCTGACACTGCCTGTTGTGATCAGTGTTTATGCAGACAAATCATTCGATTTTATCATCAAAACCCCACCGGCATCCGTGCTGTTGCTGAAGGCTGCCAAGATCCAGAAAGGCAGTGGCGAGCCGAACAAGAAGAAGGTCGGTACCGTAACGAGCGCTCAGCTTCGCGAGATCGCTGAAACCAAGATGCCTGACCTGAATTGCTATGACGCTGAAGCTGGCATGAAGATTATTGAAGGCACCGCCCGCTCCATGGGTCTGGAAGTTAAGGGCTAA
- the nusG gene encoding transcription termination/antitermination protein NusG — MAMRWYVVQVYSNYEDKVEQMLRENAERAGLSDKFGKILVPREEVVELKEGQKVTSQRKFFPGYILVEMEMNDDTWHVVRDTRQVSGFLGSGNKPMPMPQREVDALIQQIEEGIERPKPKVMFDIGDAVRVIDGPFASFNGVVEEVMEDKAKLKVSVSIFGRPTPVELEYIQVEKG; from the coding sequence ATGGCGATGCGTTGGTATGTGGTTCAGGTCTACTCCAATTATGAAGATAAAGTGGAGCAGATGCTGAGAGAAAATGCTGAACGGGCAGGCCTTTCCGACAAGTTCGGAAAGATTCTCGTTCCCCGTGAGGAAGTGGTTGAGCTGAAAGAGGGTCAGAAGGTGACATCTCAGCGCAAGTTCTTCCCTGGTTACATTCTTGTCGAGATGGAGATGAACGATGATACCTGGCACGTGGTAAGAGATACCCGCCAGGTAAGTGGTTTCCTCGGTTCCGGCAACAAGCCGATGCCGATGCCGCAACGCGAGGTCGACGCCCTGATTCAGCAGATTGAAGAGGGTATCGAGCGTCCGAAGCCGAAGGTGATGTTTGATATCGGCGATGCCGTTCGCGTGATCGACGGGCCTTTTGCATCCTTTAACGGCGTTGTCGAAGAGGTGATGGAAGATAAGGCGAAACTGAAGGTGAGTGTTTCAATCTTCGGGCGTCCGACTCCTGTCGAACTGGAGTATATACAGGTTGAGAAGGGCTGA
- the secE gene encoding preprotein translocase subunit SecE, whose product MSRVAEMQKFMNEVKVEAKKVTWPDRKETMQSTLMVFVMVIFIALFLWLVDWGLSSLVKQVI is encoded by the coding sequence ATGAGTCGTGTTGCTGAGATGCAGAAATTCATGAATGAGGTGAAGGTCGAAGCCAAAAAGGTGACCTGGCCTGACCGTAAAGAGACGATGCAGTCAACGCTGATGGTATTCGTGATGGTAATCTTTATCGCTCTGTTTCTGTGGCTGGTTGACTGGGGCTTAAGTTCGCTTGTGAAGCAGGTGATCTGA
- the rpmG gene encoding 50S ribosomal protein L33, protein MRDLLALACEECKRKNYTTDKNKRTMTDKLVLSKYCNSCRKHTPHKETKIK, encoded by the coding sequence ATGCGTGATTTGTTGGCTTTGGCGTGTGAAGAGTGCAAACGCAAGAATTACACCACTGATAAGAACAAGCGTACCATGACAGATAAGCTGGTGCTGAGTAAGTACTGCAACTCCTGTCGTAAACATACGCCACACAAGGAAACAAAGATTAAATAA
- the tuf gene encoding elongation factor Tu, translated as MAKEKFERTKPHVNIGTIGHVDHGKTTLTAAITKVLSLTGGATFKDYGDIDGAPEERERGITIATAHVEYETEARHYAHVDCPGHADYVKNMITGAAQMDGGILVVSAADGPMPQTREHVLLARQVNVPHLVVYLNKADMVDDEELLELVEMEVRELLDSYDFPGDDTPIIIGSALKALEGDQSEIGEASILRLMEAVDSFIPTPERPIDKTFLMPIEDVFSISGRGTVVTGRIEQGIVKVGDEIEIVGIKATTKTTCTGVEMFRKLLDSGEAGDNVGVLLRGTKREDVERGQVLAKPGSITPHTTFKAEAYILTKEEGGRHTPFFNGYRPQFYFRTTDVTGSVQLPEGTEMVMPGDNISMDVELITPIAMDKELRFAIREGGRTVGAGVVTDISK; from the coding sequence ATGGCAAAGGAAAAGTTTGAGCGTACGAAACCGCATGTGAACATTGGTACGATTGGTCACGTTGACCATGGCAAGACCACGTTGACCGCTGCGATCACCAAGGTTCTGTCTTTGACAGGCGGCGCTACCTTCAAGGATTACGGCGATATTGACGGTGCTCCTGAAGAGCGCGAGCGCGGTATTACAATTGCTACAGCTCACGTTGAGTACGAGACAGAAGCGCGTCACTATGCACACGTTGACTGCCCGGGCCATGCTGACTACGTGAAGAACATGATCACCGGTGCTGCCCAGATGGACGGTGGTATTCTGGTTGTATCGGCTGCAGACGGCCCGATGCCACAGACCCGCGAGCACGTACTTCTGGCGCGTCAGGTAAACGTACCTCACCTGGTTGTATACCTGAACAAGGCTGACATGGTTGATGATGAAGAGCTTCTTGAGCTGGTAGAGATGGAAGTTCGTGAACTTCTGGACTCATACGACTTCCCTGGTGATGACACTCCGATCATTATCGGTTCTGCACTGAAGGCGCTGGAAGGCGACCAGTCTGAAATTGGTGAGGCATCTATTCTTCGTCTGATGGAAGCGGTGGATTCATTCATTCCTACGCCTGAGCGTCCAATCGACAAGACCTTCCTGATGCCAATCGAGGACGTTTTCTCGATCTCAGGCCGCGGTACTGTTGTAACCGGTCGTATTGAGCAGGGTATTGTTAAGGTTGGTGACGAGATCGAGATCGTTGGTATCAAGGCTACCACCAAGACAACCTGTACCGGTGTTGAGATGTTCCGCAAGCTGCTGGATTCCGGCGAAGCTGGCGACAACGTTGGTGTACTGCTGCGTGGTACCAAGCGTGAAGATGTTGAGCGTGGTCAGGTACTGGCGAAGCCGGGTTCCATCACGCCTCACACCACTTTCAAGGCAGAGGCATATATTCTGACCAAGGAAGAGGGTGGTCGTCATACGCCATTCTTCAACGGTTACCGTCCACAGTTCTACTTCCGTACAACTGACGTGACTGGTTCCGTACAGCTGCCAGAGGGCACCGAGATGGTGATGCCTGGCGATAACATCTCTATGGATGTTGAACTGATCACTCCGATCGCGATGGACAAAGAGCTCCGTTTCGCAATTCGTGAGGGTGGTCGTACGGTCGGCGCTGGCGTCGTAACCGACATTAGTAAGTAA